A portion of the Cryptomeria japonica chromosome 5, Sugi_1.0, whole genome shotgun sequence genome contains these proteins:
- the LOC131034665 gene encoding uncharacterized protein LOC131034665 isoform X3, whose amino-acid sequence MSVKQRRQRGCNYKKRAELAELVYLAVDDSGAFYKITAMTMFSWLWIVMLAALFVCCPVKGATSASSTEESVTDNADNQTEWTMHSDLSQVAPQFFNETRRKLGSFQICAPCTCCGGPKHLCLPSPCCYAINCNIPNRPFGFCSFTPKACNCFGCHF is encoded by the exons ATGAGCGTTAAGCAACG AAGGCAAAGAGGCTGTAACTACAAAAAGCGTGCAGAGTTAGCCGAGCTTGTGTACTTGGCAGTGGATGATTCCGGTGCATTCTATAAGATAACTGCAATGACAATGTTTTCGTGGTTGTGGATTGTTATGCTTGCAGCTCTATTTGTCTGTTGCCCTGTCAAAGGTGCAACTTCTGCTTCTAGTACAGAAGAATCG GTAACAGACAATGCAGACAATCAGACCGAGTGGACAATGCACTCTGATTTATCGCAAGTTGCACCCCAGTTTTTCAACGAAACAAGAAGAAAGCTTGGCAGTTTCCAAATCTGTGCTCCCTGTACCTGTTGTGGAGGTCCAAAGCATTTGTGTCTTCCCTCCCCTTGCTGCTACGCTATCAACTGTAACATACCCAATAGGCCATTTGGGTTCTGCTCGTTTACCCCAAA
- the LOC131034665 gene encoding uncharacterized protein LOC131034665 isoform X2 — protein sequence MPVSKDEKPHRRQRGCNYKKRAELAELVYLAVDDSGAFYKITAMTMFSWLWIVMLAALFVCCPVKGATSASSTEESVTDNADNQTEWTMHSDLSQVAPQFFNETRRKLGSFQICAPCTCCGGPKHLCLPSPCCYAINCNIPNRPFGFCSFTPKACNCFGCHF from the exons ATGCCTGTTTCTAAAGATGAAAAACCTCACAG AAGGCAAAGAGGCTGTAACTACAAAAAGCGTGCAGAGTTAGCCGAGCTTGTGTACTTGGCAGTGGATGATTCCGGTGCATTCTATAAGATAACTGCAATGACAATGTTTTCGTGGTTGTGGATTGTTATGCTTGCAGCTCTATTTGTCTGTTGCCCTGTCAAAGGTGCAACTTCTGCTTCTAGTACAGAAGAATCG GTAACAGACAATGCAGACAATCAGACCGAGTGGACAATGCACTCTGATTTATCGCAAGTTGCACCCCAGTTTTTCAACGAAACAAGAAGAAAGCTTGGCAGTTTCCAAATCTGTGCTCCCTGTACCTGTTGTGGAGGTCCAAAGCATTTGTGTCTTCCCTCCCCTTGCTGCTACGCTATCAACTGTAACATACCCAATAGGCCATTTGGGTTCTGCTCGTTTACCCCAAA
- the LOC131034665 gene encoding uncharacterized protein LOC131034665 isoform X1: MQMNRKKMCGKYCIFTPKRPVKISRVHKNCKHYVCDRNERRQRGCNYKKRAELAELVYLAVDDSGAFYKITAMTMFSWLWIVMLAALFVCCPVKGATSASSTEESVTDNADNQTEWTMHSDLSQVAPQFFNETRRKLGSFQICAPCTCCGGPKHLCLPSPCCYAINCNIPNRPFGFCSFTPKACNCFGCHF, from the exons ATGCAAATGAACAGAAAAAAAATGTGCGGTAAATATTGCATCTTTACTCCAAAAAGACCTGTAAAAATTAGCAGAGTACACAAGAACTGTAAACACTATGTCTGTGATAGAAATGAACG AAGGCAAAGAGGCTGTAACTACAAAAAGCGTGCAGAGTTAGCCGAGCTTGTGTACTTGGCAGTGGATGATTCCGGTGCATTCTATAAGATAACTGCAATGACAATGTTTTCGTGGTTGTGGATTGTTATGCTTGCAGCTCTATTTGTCTGTTGCCCTGTCAAAGGTGCAACTTCTGCTTCTAGTACAGAAGAATCG GTAACAGACAATGCAGACAATCAGACCGAGTGGACAATGCACTCTGATTTATCGCAAGTTGCACCCCAGTTTTTCAACGAAACAAGAAGAAAGCTTGGCAGTTTCCAAATCTGTGCTCCCTGTACCTGTTGTGGAGGTCCAAAGCATTTGTGTCTTCCCTCCCCTTGCTGCTACGCTATCAACTGTAACATACCCAATAGGCCATTTGGGTTCTGCTCGTTTACCCCAAA